One region of Chryseobacterium sp. C-71 genomic DNA includes:
- the hutH gene encoding histidine ammonia-lyase: MKINKFLELKDFQRIIIENESIELDLSILQRVNESFSFLKEFSKNKVIYGVNTGFGPMAQFKISDEDTHQLQYNLIRSHSSGIGNPLPADEVKACMLARLNTLSLGNSGVHESVVNLLKELINRDITPLIFEHGGVGASGDLVQLAHLALVLIGEGEVFYKGERKSTKEVFETESLEPIQVEIREGLALMNGTSVMSGIGIVNAYKANQLIEISIKLSCAINEIVQAYDDHFSEVLNGTKLHAGQQKIAEKMRSHLADSKLIRKRADHLYTHFEEQEKVFKEKVQEYYSLRCIPQILGPVLDTLEYTEKVLENEINSANDNPIINVADKHVYHGGNFHGDYISLEMDKLKIVVTKLTMLAERQLNYLLNSKINEILPPFVNLGKLGFNFGMQGVQFTATSTTAESQMLSNSMYVHSIPNNNDNQDIVSMGTNAAVICRKVIENAFEVLAIEAITVVQAIEYLGFKDKVSSSTKELYDEIRKIIPAFSNDMVMYPYLQKVKDYLKK; the protein is encoded by the coding sequence ATGAAAATAAATAAATTTTTAGAACTGAAAGATTTTCAGAGAATTATTATCGAAAATGAAAGCATAGAATTAGATCTGTCAATTCTCCAAAGAGTGAATGAGAGTTTTTCTTTTCTGAAAGAATTTTCAAAAAATAAAGTGATTTATGGAGTGAACACTGGTTTCGGACCGATGGCTCAGTTTAAAATCAGTGATGAAGATACGCATCAACTTCAATATAATTTAATCAGAAGCCATTCTTCGGGTATCGGAAATCCGCTTCCTGCCGATGAAGTGAAAGCTTGTATGTTGGCAAGATTGAACACTTTGTCATTAGGAAATTCAGGAGTTCATGAATCTGTCGTGAATTTACTTAAAGAATTAATAAACAGAGATATTACGCCGTTGATTTTTGAACACGGCGGAGTAGGAGCAAGTGGAGACTTGGTACAATTGGCACATTTAGCTTTAGTTTTAATTGGCGAAGGTGAAGTTTTCTATAAAGGAGAAAGAAAATCGACCAAAGAAGTTTTTGAAACTGAAAGTTTGGAACCAATTCAGGTTGAAATTCGTGAAGGTTTAGCGTTAATGAACGGAACTTCTGTGATGTCAGGAATTGGAATTGTTAATGCGTACAAAGCCAATCAGTTAATAGAAATTTCAATTAAATTATCTTGTGCTATCAACGAAATTGTTCAGGCATACGATGACCATTTTTCAGAAGTACTGAACGGAACAAAGCTTCACGCAGGTCAGCAAAAAATTGCAGAAAAAATGCGTAGTCATTTAGCCGATAGTAAATTAATCAGAAAAAGAGCAGATCATTTATACACTCACTTTGAAGAACAGGAAAAGGTTTTCAAAGAAAAAGTACAGGAATATTATTCTTTGAGATGTATTCCTCAGATTTTAGGTCCGGTTTTAGATACTTTAGAATATACAGAGAAAGTTTTAGAAAACGAAATCAACTCGGCAAACGATAACCCAATCATTAACGTTGCAGACAAACATGTTTACCACGGCGGAAACTTCCACGGAGATTATATTTCTTTGGAAATGGATAAGCTTAAAATTGTCGTGACAAAACTGACAATGTTGGCAGAAAGACAATTGAATTATCTTTTGAATTCAAAAATCAACGAAATCTTGCCTCCTTTCGTAAATTTGGGTAAATTAGGTTTCAATTTTGGAATGCAAGGCGTTCAGTTTACGGCGACTTCAACAACGGCAGAAAGCCAGATGTTATCGAATTCGATGTACGTTCACAGTATACCTAATAATAATGATAATCAGGATATTGTAAGCATGGGAACGAATGCTGCAGTGATTTGCAGAAAAGTAATTGAAAATGCTTTTGAAGTGTTGGCGATTGAAGCCATTACTGTTGTTCAGGCGATAGAATATCTTGGTTTTAAAGATAAAGTTTCGTCTTCAACAAAAGAATTGTACGATGAAATTAGAAAAATTATTCCTGCATTTTCAAATGATATGGTGATGTATCCTTATTTGCAAAAGGTAAAAGATTACTTGAAAAAATAA
- a CDS encoding NAD(P)/FAD-dependent oxidoreductase: protein MDKEIVDVLVIGAGPSGCVSSAYLKKNNINVKVVEKTKFPRLVVGESLIPRVMDHFDEAGLFSALDKMGFEKKLGARFMRGNEVCIFDFSNKFGEGWDWTWQVPRADFDNTLAQEVINKGVDLEFETEVIGIEFNGTDSITTVKNRDGKTKEIHAKFVIDSSGYGRVLPRLLDLEKPSKLSPHSAIFAHVEDINREEGEEGTLISFDIIETEVWLWVIPFSNGNTSVGIVGPTEYIDKLSESGDAAEALRKAISLSDYYVKRFGEVEFLFEPRHLKDYSCSVKKLFGDGFALTGNASEFLDPVFSSGMAFATEGGMTAAKLAIRQLKGEKVDWQTEFADYILYGVNVFTTYVKEWYTGNLQELFFHQPENPDVKRKICAVLAGYVWDKKNTFVRIHDTAIVNLANFIKTEKEKA, encoded by the coding sequence ATGGACAAAGAAATTGTTGATGTTTTGGTAATTGGAGCTGGGCCTTCAGGATGCGTCTCTTCTGCTTATTTGAAGAAGAACAATATCAACGTAAAAGTGGTTGAAAAAACAAAATTCCCAAGACTTGTAGTGGGTGAAAGCCTTATTCCGAGAGTAATGGATCATTTTGATGAAGCCGGACTGTTTTCCGCTTTAGATAAAATGGGCTTTGAAAAGAAATTGGGAGCTCGTTTTATGCGAGGAAATGAAGTTTGTATTTTCGATTTCAGCAACAAATTTGGTGAAGGATGGGACTGGACATGGCAGGTTCCGAGAGCTGACTTTGACAATACTTTGGCTCAGGAGGTGATTAATAAAGGAGTTGATCTTGAATTTGAAACTGAAGTAATCGGAATTGAATTTAACGGAACAGATTCTATCACAACTGTCAAAAACAGAGACGGAAAAACAAAGGAAATTCATGCAAAATTTGTAATCGACTCGAGCGGTTACGGAAGAGTTCTTCCAAGACTTTTAGATTTAGAGAAACCTTCGAAGCTGTCTCCGCACTCTGCGATTTTTGCTCATGTAGAGGATATTAACAGAGAAGAAGGTGAAGAAGGAACTTTAATTTCATTTGATATTATAGAAACGGAAGTTTGGCTTTGGGTTATTCCTTTTTCTAACGGAAATACGAGCGTAGGAATTGTCGGACCTACTGAATATATTGACAAATTATCTGAAAGCGGCGATGCTGCGGAGGCCTTGAGAAAAGCAATTTCTCTATCAGATTATTATGTAAAACGTTTCGGAGAGGTAGAATTTTTATTTGAACCGAGACATTTGAAAGACTATTCATGTTCGGTAAAAAAATTATTCGGAGACGGATTTGCTTTGACTGGAAATGCCTCTGAATTCCTTGATCCTGTCTTTTCATCAGGAATGGCATTTGCCACAGAAGGCGGAATGACTGCCGCAAAACTGGCAATCAGACAATTGAAAGGTGAGAAAGTAGATTGGCAAACAGAGTTTGCTGATTATATATTATACGGTGTTAACGTTTTTACAACGTATGTAAAAGAATGGTATACCGGAAATCTTCAGGAATTGTTTTTCCATCAGCCGGAAAACCCTGATGTGAAAAGAAAAATATGTGCCGTTTTGGCGGGATATGTCTGGGACAAAAAAAATACATTTGTGAGAATACACGATACGGCAATTGTCAACTTAGCTAATTTCATTAAAACAGAAAAAGAAAAAGCATAA
- a CDS encoding phenylacetate--CoA ligase family protein, with translation MELFPLIEKSSIQDIKKFQEEKLQELLQYLEAHSPFYQKLFKENNIQISDIQTLEDLQKIPTTSKNDIQQNNEDFFCVPQNEIVDYSTTSGTLGDPVTFGLSENDMERIAYNEAISLSCAGIQKGDVVQMITTIDKRFIAGLAYLLGLRKMGASVIRMGPGIPELQWDSIFRYKPKYLITVPSFLLKMIDYAEKHGIDYKKSSVIGAVCIGESIKNQDFTDNILSQKIKEKWNIKLFSTYASTEMSTAFTECEFQIGGHQHPELIITEILDDEENPVKEGESGELTITTLGVEALPLLRFKTGDLVKAHYDPCQCGRNTMRLGPVVGRKQQMIKYKGTTLYPPAMNDILNDFDGILCYQIVIQSNEIGLDEIIIKLSTEREDESFEGEVRDHFRAKLRVSPKIEIVEFDVLSKTVFNPNSRKPITFIDLR, from the coding sequence TTGGAACTCTTCCCACTCATTGAGAAATCAAGCATTCAGGACATCAAAAAGTTTCAGGAAGAAAAACTTCAGGAGCTTTTACAATATCTTGAAGCGCATTCGCCTTTTTACCAGAAGCTGTTCAAAGAAAATAATATTCAGATTTCTGATATTCAGACTTTGGAAGATTTGCAGAAAATCCCGACGACATCGAAAAATGACATTCAGCAGAATAATGAAGACTTTTTCTGTGTTCCCCAAAATGAAATTGTTGATTATAGTACAACTTCCGGAACATTGGGTGATCCTGTAACTTTTGGACTTTCAGAAAATGATATGGAGAGAATCGCTTACAACGAGGCAATATCTCTTTCTTGTGCAGGAATTCAAAAAGGCGACGTTGTACAAATGATAACGACGATTGACAAAAGATTTATTGCCGGGCTCGCTTATCTTTTGGGTTTACGAAAAATGGGAGCAAGTGTCATCAGAATGGGACCCGGAATTCCTGAACTTCAATGGGATTCTATTTTCAGATATAAACCTAAGTATTTGATAACGGTACCCTCATTTCTTTTAAAAATGATTGACTACGCTGAAAAACATGGGATTGATTATAAAAAATCAAGCGTTATCGGAGCGGTTTGTATTGGTGAAAGCATCAAAAATCAGGATTTTACAGACAATATTTTATCACAAAAGATTAAAGAAAAGTGGAATATAAAATTATTTTCCACTTATGCGTCAACTGAAATGAGCACAGCATTTACAGAATGTGAATTTCAGATCGGTGGACATCAGCATCCAGAATTGATCATCACAGAAATTCTTGATGACGAAGAAAATCCTGTGAAAGAGGGCGAAAGCGGCGAACTGACGATCACCACTTTAGGTGTTGAGGCTTTACCTTTATTGAGATTTAAAACGGGAGATTTAGTTAAAGCGCATTACGACCCGTGTCAATGTGGAAGAAATACGATGCGATTGGGGCCTGTTGTCGGAAGAAAACAGCAGATGATCAAATATAAAGGAACAACATTATATCCGCCTGCAATGAATGATATTCTGAATGATTTTGACGGAATTTTATGTTACCAGATTGTAATTCAGTCGAATGAAATTGGTTTGGACGAAATTATTATCAAACTCAGCACAGAAAGAGAAGACGAAAGTTTTGAAGGCGAAGTTCGTGATCATTTCCGAGCGAAATTAAGAGTCAGTCCAAAAATTGAAATTGTAGAATTTGATGTTTTGTCTAAAACGGTTTTTAATCCGAACAGCCGAAAACCCATTACGTTTATAGATTTAAGATAA
- the ileS gene encoding isoleucine--tRNA ligase: MSQFKEYKNLNLIDVAENVAEFWKANKTFEKSVETREGNPEFVFYEGPPSANGMPGIHHVMARALKDIFCRYQTQNGKQVFRKAGWDTHGLPVELGVEKELGITKEDIGKKISIEDYNKACREAVMRYTDVWNHLTEKIGYWVDLEDPYITYKSKYMETVWWLLKQLYSKDLLYKGYTIQPYSPKAGTGLSSHEVNQPGAYRDVTDTTIVAQFKTLPETLPPFLQGFGDVHFLAWTTTPWTLPSNTALTVGPKIDYVLVKTFNQYTFEPINIVLAKALMGKQFGKKFIEGTDEDFANYTSSSKTIPYQILGEFKGSDLVGIKYEQLLPYTLPYQNPENAFRVISGDFVTTEDGTGIVHTAPTFGADDAKVAKEAKPEVPPMLVLNEFGNPVPLVDLQGKFTSQIGDFAGKYVKNEYYDAGKAPEKSVDVEIAIRLKEENKAFKVEKYVHSYPHSWRTDEPLLYYPLDSWFVKMTAVKDRLVDLNKEINWKPKATGEGRFGNWLENVNDWNLSRSRYWGIPLPIWRTDPSTGSAQEEIIIGSVEELYNEIEKSIAAGLMKENPFKGFEIGNMSEENYSLVDLHKNIVDQIVLVSESGKAMHRESDLIDVWFDSGSMPYAQLHYPFENKELIDNNKAFPADFIAEGVDQTRGWFYTLHAIGTAVFDSVAYKNVMSNGLVLDKNGLKMSKSKGNAVDPFETLAVYGPDATRWYMVSNANPWENLKFDIEGIDEVRRKFFGTLYNTYSFFTLYANVDGFKYSEKNIENRPEIDRWILSELNLLIKEVKAFYEDYEPTRVARSISNFVNDNLSNWYVRLCRRRFWKGDYSDDKISAYQTLYTCLETVAKLSAPIAPFFMDQLYQDLNATTGKETFESVHLTDFPVADESLIDQDLVEKTHLAQNITSMVFSLRKKENIKVRQPLQKVLIPVLDKKTEEQILAVSELIKQEVNVKELQLINAEEASHLIVKQIKPNFKTLGSRLGKDMKVVGNEISNFTPEQISSLEKEGKVEIQGYEITSADVEISTKDIPGWTVTSDGKTTVALDLTLTEELKSEGIAREFINRIQNLRKEKDFELTDRINIILEENTPFLEQIKQNEEYISSEVLSNKIEIVSSLSNFNEIDIDDLNFKVNVEKN; encoded by the coding sequence ATGAGCCAATTTAAAGAATATAAAAACCTCAACTTGATAGACGTAGCCGAGAATGTTGCGGAATTTTGGAAAGCCAATAAAACCTTTGAAAAAAGTGTTGAAACTCGTGAAGGAAATCCTGAGTTTGTATTTTATGAAGGTCCGCCTTCAGCAAACGGAATGCCTGGAATTCACCACGTTATGGCAAGAGCGTTGAAGGATATTTTCTGTCGTTACCAAACTCAGAACGGAAAACAGGTTTTCCGTAAAGCGGGTTGGGACACGCACGGACTTCCCGTAGAATTAGGAGTTGAAAAAGAACTCGGAATCACAAAAGAAGATATTGGCAAAAAAATTTCGATTGAAGATTACAACAAAGCTTGTCGTGAAGCAGTAATGCGTTATACAGATGTCTGGAATCACCTGACCGAAAAAATCGGTTACTGGGTAGATTTGGAAGATCCATACATCACGTACAAGTCTAAATATATGGAAACCGTTTGGTGGTTGTTGAAGCAATTGTACAGCAAAGATTTGTTGTACAAGGGTTACACGATTCAGCCTTACTCTCCGAAAGCAGGAACCGGACTTTCTTCTCACGAAGTAAACCAGCCGGGAGCCTACCGTGACGTTACCGATACGACGATTGTTGCGCAATTTAAGACACTTCCGGAAACATTGCCTCCATTTTTACAAGGTTTTGGAGATGTCCATTTCTTAGCATGGACGACAACTCCATGGACTTTACCTTCAAACACTGCTTTGACGGTTGGACCAAAGATCGATTATGTTTTAGTAAAAACATTTAACCAATATACTTTTGAGCCTATCAATATAGTTTTAGCTAAGGCTTTGATGGGAAAACAGTTCGGAAAAAAATTTATCGAAGGAACTGACGAAGATTTCGCAAATTACACTTCATCAAGCAAAACCATTCCTTACCAAATTCTTGGGGAATTCAAAGGTTCTGATTTGGTGGGAATTAAATACGAGCAGTTACTGCCATACACCTTACCTTACCAAAACCCAGAAAATGCTTTCAGAGTAATTTCGGGAGACTTCGTTACGACTGAAGACGGTACAGGAATCGTTCATACCGCGCCAACTTTCGGTGCTGATGATGCGAAAGTTGCCAAAGAAGCAAAACCCGAAGTTCCGCCAATGTTGGTTTTAAATGAATTTGGAAACCCTGTTCCGTTGGTTGATTTGCAAGGGAAATTTACTTCGCAAATAGGAGATTTTGCAGGTAAATATGTAAAAAACGAATATTATGATGCAGGAAAAGCACCCGAGAAATCTGTTGATGTAGAAATTGCTATCCGTTTAAAAGAAGAAAATAAAGCTTTTAAAGTTGAAAAATACGTTCACAGCTACCCGCACAGCTGGAGAACTGATGAGCCACTTTTATATTATCCGTTAGATTCTTGGTTTGTAAAAATGACGGCGGTTAAAGACCGTTTGGTAGATTTAAACAAAGAAATCAACTGGAAGCCAAAAGCTACAGGAGAAGGGCGTTTCGGGAATTGGCTTGAAAATGTGAACGACTGGAACCTTTCCCGTTCAAGATATTGGGGAATTCCTTTGCCAATTTGGAGAACAGATCCTTCGACAGGCTCAGCACAGGAAGAAATCATCATCGGTTCTGTTGAAGAATTATACAACGAGATCGAAAAATCTATCGCAGCAGGATTGATGAAAGAAAATCCTTTCAAAGGATTTGAAATAGGAAATATGTCTGAAGAAAACTATTCTTTAGTTGATTTACACAAAAATATCGTTGACCAAATAGTTTTAGTTTCAGAATCAGGAAAAGCAATGCACCGTGAGAGCGACTTGATCGACGTTTGGTTCGATTCAGGTTCTATGCCTTATGCACAGTTGCATTATCCCTTTGAAAATAAAGAATTAATTGATAACAATAAAGCATTTCCTGCAGATTTCATCGCAGAAGGCGTTGATCAGACCCGTGGATGGTTCTATACACTTCATGCAATCGGAACAGCAGTTTTTGACTCGGTTGCATATAAAAATGTAATGAGTAACGGACTCGTTTTGGATAAAAACGGTCTGAAAATGTCAAAATCTAAAGGAAATGCAGTTGATCCATTTGAAACGCTTGCTGTTTACGGACCTGACGCAACACGTTGGTACATGGTTTCAAATGCAAATCCTTGGGAAAACCTGAAATTTGACATCGAAGGAATTGACGAAGTGAGAAGAAAATTCTTCGGAACATTGTACAACACCTATTCATTCTTCACTTTATACGCCAATGTTGATGGATTTAAATATTCTGAAAAAAATATTGAAAACAGACCAGAAATCGACCGTTGGATTTTATCTGAATTGAATCTTTTAATTAAAGAAGTAAAAGCATTCTACGAAGATTATGAGCCTACAAGAGTAGCAAGATCTATCAGTAATTTTGTGAATGATAATTTAAGTAACTGGTACGTAAGATTATGCAGAAGACGTTTCTGGAAAGGAGATTATTCTGATGATAAAATTTCTGCTTATCAAACTTTATATACGTGTCTTGAAACTGTTGCCAAATTATCTGCGCCAATCGCTCCGTTCTTTATGGATCAGTTGTATCAGGATTTAAATGCAACTACTGGAAAGGAAACTTTTGAATCCGTCCACTTAACAGATTTCCCTGTTGCAGATGAAAGTTTAATCGATCAGGATTTGGTCGAAAAAACGCATTTAGCGCAAAATATTACGAGTATGGTTTTCTCTCTGAGAAAGAAAGAAAACATAAAAGTGCGTCAGCCTTTGCAGAAAGTTTTGATTCCTGTTTTGGATAAGAAAACTGAAGAGCAGATTTTAGCGGTTTCAGAATTAATTAAACAAGAAGTTAACGTTAAAGAATTGCAGTTAATTAATGCCGAAGAAGCATCTCATTTAATTGTAAAACAGATCAAACCCAACTTCAAAACGCTGGGTTCAAGACTAGGAAAAGACATGAAAGTTGTTGGTAATGAGATTTCTAATTTCACACCAGAGCAAATTTCGTCTTTAGAAAAAGAAGGAAAAGTCGAAATTCAAGGATATGAAATTACATCAGCCGATGTAGAAATTTCAACGAAAGATATCCCGGGATGGACCGTAACTTCTGACGGAAAAACAACTGTGGCATTAGATTTGACGCTAACTGAAGAATTAAAATCTGAAGGTATCGCAAGAGAGTTTATCAACAGGATCCAAAATCTGAGAAAAGAGAAAGATTTTGAATTAACAGACAGAATAAACATCATTTTGGAAGAAAACACACCGTTTTTGGAGCAAATCAAACAAAATGAAGAATATATTTCATCTGAGGTCTTGTCAAATAAAATAGAAATTGTATCTTCACTTTCAAATTTTAACGAAATCGACATCGATGACCTTAATTTTAAAGTAAATGTTGAAAAAAATTAA
- a CDS encoding TraR/DksA C4-type zinc finger protein, with the protein MQDERVRYNDSDLQEFKKLIKEKIDKAEKDLQLIRESFINDQNNGTDDTSPTFKAFEEGAETLSKEQNSILAGRQEKFVRDLKNALIRIENKTYGVCRVTGKLIPKERLLAVPHATLSIEAKNMQR; encoded by the coding sequence ATGCAAGACGAAAGGGTAAGATATAACGACTCTGATTTACAGGAATTTAAAAAGTTAATCAAAGAAAAAATAGATAAAGCAGAGAAAGATCTGCAGTTGATTAGAGAAAGTTTCATCAACGATCAAAACAACGGAACTGACGACACATCACCTACTTTCAAAGCTTTTGAAGAAGGTGCAGAAACGCTGAGCAAAGAGCAAAACTCTATTTTGGCAGGAAGACAGGAGAAGTTTGTGAGGGATCTGAAAAATGCTTTGATCAGAATTGAAAACAAAACGTATGGCGTTTGCCGAGTAACCGGAAAATTGATCCCGAAAGAAAGACTTTTGGCAGTTCCGCACGCTACTTTGAGCATCGAAGCTAAAAATATGCAGAGATAA
- a CDS encoding DUF6576 domain-containing protein → MSEYLILGIILMAVLWYFNRDRIKNRFYPDKPKNLTIDQQFNSDKREREKEIDRLLSKMGKNGINDLSAKDRKRLDELSKH, encoded by the coding sequence ATGAGTGAATATTTGATTTTAGGAATCATCCTTATGGCAGTTTTATGGTATTTTAACCGAGATCGAATCAAAAACAGATTCTATCCCGATAAGCCTAAAAACCTGACCATCGATCAACAGTTCAATTCAGACAAGCGAGAAAGGGAAAAGGAAATCGACAGACTTCTAAGTAAAATGGGCAAGAACGGAATCAACGATCTGTCTGCAAAAGACAGAAAAAGATTAGACGAACTTTCTAAGCATTAA
- a CDS encoding DUF2683 family protein yields the protein MEALIVHPKNQMELNALKSVMKEMGIRYEKFHTRGAKTQTFEPRTPAVKKDKPARNFKDKPKPNL from the coding sequence ATGGAAGCATTAATTGTACACCCAAAAAACCAAATGGAGCTGAATGCGCTGAAAAGCGTGATGAAAGAAATGGGCATTCGTTACGAAAAATTTCACACAAGAGGCGCAAAAACTCAGACATTCGAACCTCGTACTCCTGCGGTGAAAAAAGATAAGCCTGCAAGAAACTTTAAGGACAAACCAAAGCCGAATTTGTAA
- a CDS encoding lipoprotein signal peptidase translates to MKKIALITFLILLIDQASKIYIKTNFSLNDSVSVFPGFKLTFVENPGMAYGFHFGGMLGKYFLVIVRIFLIGGMVYLFKKWLARGESNYLIIPMAIIFAGAIGNLLDGMFYGLIFDSGMVYDESVNQWIGYGGVSKLVPFGEGYSTFMKGCVVDMLHFPLVDWTAPESWPLIGGKHFEFFKYIFNVADSAITVGAAFLLIFRKKAFPNGLEF, encoded by the coding sequence ATGAAGAAGATTGCACTTATCACTTTTCTTATTTTATTGATCGATCAGGCATCAAAAATTTATATTAAAACTAATTTTAGTCTTAATGACAGTGTTTCTGTTTTTCCCGGTTTTAAATTAACTTTTGTTGAGAATCCTGGAATGGCTTATGGCTTTCATTTCGGAGGGATGCTTGGCAAATATTTTTTGGTCATCGTCCGTATTTTTTTGATTGGCGGAATGGTTTATCTGTTTAAAAAATGGTTGGCAAGAGGTGAATCTAATTATCTGATTATCCCGATGGCTATTATTTTTGCCGGAGCAATTGGTAATCTTTTAGACGGAATGTTTTACGGTTTAATTTTCGACAGCGGAATGGTTTATGACGAAAGTGTCAATCAATGGATTGGGTACGGCGGAGTTTCTAAACTGGTTCCTTTTGGTGAAGGTTATTCTACATTTATGAAAGGTTGTGTTGTTGATATGCTTCATTTTCCTTTGGTAGACTGGACTGCTCCCGAAAGCTGGCCATTAATTGGTGGAAAACACTTTGAATTCTTCAAATACATTTTCAATGTTGCCGATTCTGCAATTACTGTGGGTGCAGCATTTTTATTAATTTTCAGAAAGAAAGCTTTTCCGAATGGATTAGAGTTTTAA
- a CDS encoding vancomycin high temperature exclusion protein, giving the protein MKKLIKNTIKIFLLLFVAGIIFVIWSNFTIKDQTKNFVTSDLSKLPTEKTGLLLGTSKTLSNGAPNAYFVNRIEAAAQLFKSGKIQNIIVSGDNSQKDYNEPEEMKNELIKAGVPAERIFEDFAGFRTLDSVVRAKEIFGQNSYIIISQQFHNERAVYLARKNGIEAFGYNAADVNKYAGFKTNAREKLARAKVFWDFIFGVEPKFGGDKILIP; this is encoded by the coding sequence ATGAAAAAATTAATTAAAAATACAATCAAAATCTTCCTGCTGCTTTTCGTGGCAGGAATTATTTTTGTCATCTGGTCAAATTTTACCATTAAAGATCAGACGAAAAATTTCGTTACTTCAGATCTTTCAAAACTACCTACCGAGAAAACAGGACTTCTCCTTGGAACCAGCAAAACACTCTCCAATGGTGCACCAAATGCCTACTTCGTCAACCGAATTGAAGCTGCTGCACAATTATTTAAATCAGGGAAAATTCAAAACATTATTGTAAGCGGAGATAACTCTCAAAAAGATTACAACGAACCGGAGGAAATGAAAAACGAACTCATCAAAGCCGGAGTTCCTGCAGAAAGAATCTTTGAGGATTTCGCAGGTTTCAGAACTTTAGACTCAGTGGTTCGGGCAAAAGAGATTTTCGGACAGAATTCTTACATTATCATCTCTCAGCAGTTCCACAATGAACGTGCAGTTTATCTTGCGAGAAAAAACGGAATTGAAGCATTTGGTTACAATGCTGCAGATGTAAATAAATATGCAGGTTTTAAAACAAATGCAAGAGAGAAACTGGCAAGAGCAAAGGTTTTTTGGGATTTCATCTTTGGCGTTGAGCCGAAGTTTGGTGGAGATAAAATTTTAATTCCTTAG
- the trpS gene encoding tryptophan--tRNA ligase: MSRILTGIQATGTPHLGNLLGAIIPAIELSKQAGNESFLFIANLHSLTQIKDAKELKNNTYEIAAAWLACGLDTEKTFFYRQSDIPETCELSWHLSCFFPYQRLTLAHSFKDKADRLQDVNAGLFTYPILMAADILLYDAEIVPVGKDQLQHLEIARDVASRFNNQMGEVLVLPQAELQEDTKYVPGIDGHKMSKSRGNIINIFLPEKELKKQVMSIESDSKSLEEPKDPSTDKTFAIYELIATAEQTEELRAKYLAGNFGYGHAKKELLDLILTRFEKERELFSYYMNNLDELEAKLQEGAVKTRAIAMQTIQRVRESLGI; the protein is encoded by the coding sequence ATGTCAAGAATTCTTACCGGCATACAAGCCACCGGAACGCCGCACCTTGGAAACCTTTTGGGTGCAATTATTCCTGCAATTGAACTTTCAAAGCAAGCAGGAAACGAATCATTTTTATTTATTGCGAATCTGCACTCACTTACGCAGATCAAAGACGCAAAAGAATTAAAAAACAACACCTACGAAATTGCTGCAGCTTGGCTTGCCTGCGGACTAGATACCGAAAAAACATTCTTTTACAGACAGAGCGACATCCCCGAAACCTGTGAACTATCTTGGCATTTATCATGTTTTTTTCCTTATCAGAGACTGACTTTAGCGCATTCTTTTAAAGATAAAGCAGATCGTTTACAAGATGTTAATGCTGGATTATTTACCTATCCGATTTTGATGGCGGCAGATATTTTATTGTATGATGCAGAAATCGTTCCCGTAGGAAAAGATCAGCTTCAGCATTTAGAAATTGCCCGTGACGTTGCTTCAAGATTCAATAATCAAATGGGTGAAGTTTTGGTTTTACCACAAGCAGAATTGCAGGAAGACACCAAATATGTTCCCGGAATTGACGGCCACAAAATGTCGAAATCAAGAGGAAACATCATCAATATTTTCTTGCCTGAAAAAGAATTAAAAAAACAGGTAATGAGCATCGAAAGTGATTCTAAATCTTTAGAAGAGCCAAAAGATCCTTCTACTGATAAAACTTTTGCTATTTATGAACTCATTGCAACTGCTGAACAAACAGAAGAATTGAGAGCTAAATATTTAGCCGGTAATTTCGGTTACGGTCATGCTAAAAAAGAACTTTTAGATTTAATCCTGACAAGATTTGAAAAAGAAAGAGAACTGTTTTCTTACTACATGAACAATCTTGATGAATTGGAAGCTAAACTTCAGGAAGGAGCAGTGAAAACAAGAGCGATTGCTATGCAAACCATTCAGCGAGTAAGAGAAAGTTTGGGAATTTAA